The Gadus morhua chromosome 16, gadMor3.0, whole genome shotgun sequence DNA window TTCTTCCCTGCTTCCTCTCTATGGTAAGAAATTACTTTGCACCAATAGACCATCCATTCCCCGCACAGAGTGGGTCTCTATGCTAATGCAATGTTTAAATCGATTTAGATAGCAGATGTGTTTAACAGGTGAAAGTTTAATGTTTTGTCAAATGCAGAGCATTTTTAATCGGTCATTTACCTGCCAAGAATTGATCTTGGCTGGTGAACAAATGGGTCCAAATGTCATAATCATGACATTTGGGAAACTCTAGTCCAACTCTAATGTACAGGATACATCTTTGCTCTTGAAATACAATTCGGAATATGGCAAAGCCTTATTGAATTTCTCCTATGTGCAAatagtgtttttgtttttcattatacaatcaatctatatctacaAGTATTTTGCTTGCTTTGTACTGATcgtgtctgcctgcctctctaCCATCCTCTCTCTTGCTGTTCCCTGAGGTGCCCTCTTCTCTCCAGTAATGTGTGTCTGCTCCTGGCTCTGGTTTCTCTGTGGCCTCCATGGGTTGGTCACAGGAGAAGGGGGGCCCTGCAAGCTGATGGCGGGGCCCGTCTCAGGAAGTGTTTATCAGAAAGGAGATATAGTGATCGGAGGTCTGTTTCCTGTGCACGTGAGGGCACCACAGCCTGAGACGGAGTTTGATAGCATCAGGTTAAATGCTACATGCTCTGTGTAAGTGGACCATTGCATGAAAACGTTTCTGACTCATATTCCAACATGTGATTCAATACTTgtataattgtcatatttaattatttaggtGATGTTGAATGTGTTATCTGCTCAACATTTCCCTAGAACTGTCTCAGTTTTCTTTCCCAAACTGCTGTTCTCCATCCATTCCAACCAGTTTTAACCAGCGAGCATACCGCTGGCTGCGCACCATGGTTTTTGCAGTGGAGGAGATTAACAGTGACCCTCACCTCCTACCCAACCTGACACTGGGCTATCTGGCAGCAGACACCTGCCTGGCTGAGAGCACCACGCTCTCCACAGCCTTGACCATGGTGACCGGCCTTCAGGTTTCTAGAGCCGGCGACGGATGCCAATCTGCCCCTGCTGTCCCAGTTATCATTGGGGACGcaaggtcctcctcctccatggttATTGCAGACACTCTCGGGGTGTTTGATGTACCAATGGTGAGGACGATGTATTAACATTATATTAGTACCACCGGTAAAATGCTCATGGCCAGGCTAGCTCTCTCAGCTCTCTAGCAGAGTCACCTGATCTCttttcctgcagttgttgtcaCGAAGGGGCGGTCGAAATATGAACGCCCATGATGAATATTGTAGATGTATACCTTTCAAAATGAATAATCAATCCTGCTATACGTATAGTTATCATACATTTGATTGATAGATTTAATTTATAATGTACCATTTACAGAATGTTGAGAGGGGGTGGCATGGCATGGTAGCCAGTGAAAAATTGGAAATGGAAGTGAAATCTTTTACCTTGGGTGCGACCTTGTTGTACATCACCAAATCATGTGTTATACTGATGTCAAAATGTTATAGGCTGTATTTTGCACCTGTTGAAATGTTACCACCTAAATGATCGCTTTCCCTTGTATCACAATCTATACACCCTGCCCATCTTCGGTTCATCCTCGTTTCCTTGTTTCTTTTTCATATTTCCTTAGGTGAGTTATATGGCTTCATGCGTGTGCTTGAGTAATAGTGTGAAGTACCCCCGATTCTTCCGCACAATGCCCAGCGATGCCTTGCAAGCCCGGGCAATGGCCAAGTTGTTGCAACTGTTAGGCTGGTCCTGGGTAGGCCTTGTCTCTGCAGACGATGACTTTGGCAGGTTTGCCATTCAGATACTAACGGAGGAGCTCAGGGGAACTGGAGTATGTGTTGCCTACCACCAAGTGGTTCCAAAGGTAAAGGAGGATACTTTCAtttttcatacttttttttatactttcTTTTGATATTTTAATCACAAATGCAACAGGCAGACATCAGTGGGCTGTCAAGtgttggtgaggggggggggggggtcaccctgTCAACTTTTTGGGGCAAATTGGTAAATGGTTGGTATCTTACTGGTCTCTAATTggcgttttctctctctgtcacttttATCTCCCCCTTTTTATTTACATAAGGGTTATGCAAAGGAGAAATTGAAAAGCATGGTGGAGACCATAAAGAGGTCCTCTGCTAAAGTGGTGGTGACATTTATCATCGGGCAGGATGCAAAGGTATACGTTTATTCAATTCACACAATTTACCTGCGATTAAAACAGATGACACTCTCAAGCACACCAAAAAGATGTGTGGGCACAATAAAGTGTGTTCTCTGTCCTCACAAGGCcttgatggaggaggtggttcaTCAGAATATAACAGATAAACAGTGGCTTGCTAATGACGCCTGGGTGACCCTAGCCGCCGTGTCTGCTGCTCACAACATACCCTCTTTAGCCGGGACACTTGGATTCGCTCTGCGCAAGGCTGACATGCCTGGCCTGGGTTCGTTTCTCACTCATATACATCCTACAAATGCCTCACCTCATCCTGACCCGTTTAAGCCAGAACTGTGGGAAGCAGTGTTTGGATGTTCATTAAATATTAAAGGAAGAGCGAAAACTTCAAACCCTTGTTTGGGCTCGGAAGAGATAGGTATTTGGAGCTTGCTCTATTTTCATGAGTTACATACATTGGTTCCTTTAGTCTGCCCTGTGTTTATATTTTGCATGTGTCTTTGACATCGACTATCAGCTTTGGGGAAGAGTATCTATGCAGATGTGGCCCAATTGAGAGCAACCTACAATGTTTATAAGGCTGTGTATGCTATTGCTCATGCAATCAAGGATATGCTGGCCTGTTTGCCTGGAAGCGGGCTCTTAATCAATGGCCAGTGTCCTGATGTCATGAACTTTCATCCCTATGAGGTAAAATAATCCCGATCATATAAGTCAAGTTACCCACCTGATCCTTTATTTTCCAGAATATCAATAACCTCACCTTTTCCAGCTTTCTCAGTATATCGGACGTGTCAACTTCACCACACCATTGGGGGAACAGTTATACTTTGATGAAAACGGAGACCCGCCTGCCTCTTTTGACATTCTGAACTGGCACGTCACACCTCAGGGAAAAGTGGAGTTTGTCGACATCGGCTATTTTGTGTCGTCCGAAGGCTCAGGCGGCCGGTTTCACATCGACATGGACAGGGTTATCTGGGGTGGAGGACAGGGAGATAgggtgtgtctttttttttaattcgaACATTGACCCTGAACGTTGAAATGTGTAATAGGGCATTTATTTATGCCTTTTAAAATGTAGGTACCTGTGTCTATATGCAGCACACCTTGTCCTGCTGGTGCAAGAAAGGCTGTGCAGAAAGGCCGACCGGAGTGCTGCTTTGACTGTGTGCGTTGTCCCGGGGGGGAAATCAGCAATGAAACAGGTACTGCAGAGAGACAACGCACACTGTGCTGGTTGTATCATTTTGCTCATGcaccatgttaaaaaaagctCTTCCATGAATTATCTATCTGTAATGTATATTTGTACTTTCTACATATCCCCCACGTCTAGGATCGGTTGATTGCATTCGGTGTCCAGCGAGATTTTGGTCGGATTCAGATAATACAGTCTGCCTGCCCCAGCAGGTTGACTTTCTATCCCATAATGACATCATGGGTATAATCCTGTCAATTGTATCTGTTGCTGGAGCAATAATGACTGCAGGCACCTTGACAACGTTCTTATATTATCGAAACACACCGTTGGTAAATTCTAGTTATAGTGCCTTCCACATATTTGCATTGATTTTCAATATTTCAATATAACTGGGGCAACATTAAACTAATTTTACATACAATGCACCTCATTCATTTAGATGTGCAATATCTTACTGCTGTGACTTCACACTCCTCTCATTCCTTGCTTAAGGTACGAGCCAACAACTCTGAAGTCAGCTTCATGCTCCTGGTGTCACTGAAGCTGTGCTTCCTGTGTGCCCTGGCCTTCATTGGGCGCCCAGTGGCATGGTCCTGTGCCCTAAGACACACCCTGTTTGGGATCAGCTTTGTGCTGTGCATCTCCTGCCTGCTCAGCCGTACGGTGGTGGTCCTGGTGGCCTTTCGCTCCACGCTACCCGGGGAAAACCTCATGCGCTACTTTGGGCCGGCCCAACAGAGACTTGGCATCTCTTTCTGCACCTTGGTTCAGGTGATTTTGTTGCTAAAGGGATATTCATATAGATCCACTTTTTTAAAGAACACACAACAATTATTCCTGAACCCATTGTtgggggcggcatgtggctcaggaggtagagcggattggctggtaactggaaggCTGCTAGTTCATCTCACgctcactgctcccgacgagctggctgtcgccttgcatggttgacacagCCGACGGTGTATGAATTGTGCATGCATGGGGGAACGTTATTGTAAAGGGATTTGAGTGgctactggttagaaaagcgctacataaatgcagtccatttacattgtCTTCCAATTCCTAACCGATAGGTATTGATATGTGTACTGTGGCTGGTCCTGGCCCCACCACAGCCTGCAGAGAGAGGTGTTCGGGAGAATCGAGGACCCAAGATAGTCCTTGAGTGTGACGTGGGCTCTGTGGTGGGCTTTGGTCTTGTGTTGGGGTACATAGGCTTCCTGGCCTGCCTCTGTCTCCTACTGGCTTTCCTGGCTAGGAAACTACCTGACAACTTCAATGAGGCCAAGCTCATCACCTTCAGCATGCTGATCTTCTGTGCTGTCTGGGTGGCCTTCGTCCCAGCCTACATCAGCTCTCCAGGGAAGTACACTGTGGCTGTGGAGATCTTTGCCATCCTGGCTTCTAGTTATGGCCTGCTGCTTTGCATCTTCGCTCCAAAGTGCTTCATCCTCCTTCTAAGACCTGAGAGAAACACCAAGAAACACCTGATGGCCAGATAGAAGGATAACTTACTGAATGAAATACGTGATTCAATTTAagtgttcatttattttatagttTAATTTGTGTCAAATTAATGAAAATACTATTAAAGGAAGTATATTGACATTTTTCCCATAATTGTTTGTGGCAATTTCTATCAGTCTTTCTCAAGAAATGAATCAGGCATATAAAGATATATTTTCAAGGTTGACGGTCACTGTTTGAGAATAAGACCAAAATGATGTCAACACATCATCATATAAATTATGTTGGAAGTAGGCTGACCCCATTGAATATCGGTTTGCATCTCCGAGTGACAAAATCCCACCGGACTATCTTTAAGGTAAGAGCAGATGGGGGAAGCTATTTTAGAGTCTACCTGCACCAGGTGTCAAGGATGGTTCGTTAACTTGCAATTGGTAATATTTGAACTGCAGCTATCACTCTGTACAGATAAATTGCATTCATAGAAAATAATCCTTGGTCCATTGAACAGGGGGTTGACAGGTTTCATTATTTGGAAACAAAGAACTTTAAACAATTTATTGATTTTCCTAAGAATCCCTAGTGAGTGATTCTGCTGTGAGACTAACCAAAATCAAGAATGTCGCTAACAATGAAGGAGAGCtgttaaacattttaaatgttttattttgaacaaccaccacaaccattGAGTTGTTGTAATGAACAATCCCCCATGGAACATAAATGTGAAGGGTTTGGCTGTGAATAACAGCTGGAATATAAACACAGGATATCTGAGGAACCAACGACGGATTTTCAATCCTCTCTTCTTATTGAAAGGATGTTCCTTTCAATAACATCCTTTCTACTGGTGGTCTAAGAGTGTTCCTCCATCCGTAAAATAATTGGACTGTCACGAGACAAGAATAAGCCGAAAAGGCGAAACCAAATATATACAAGACACCGCTGATATGCAGCCTGAACAATGTCATTTTCTAAATGAATCAATTTCTTATAGAAGGAGGTAaagaaggaaaggaaaacacttttggcaagtatatatattgTTTGAAAAATTGTTGAATAACAGACCAGGGACTTTATGATAAGATTGAGTTAGCAAATACATTTCTACAATGAATGactgcaaaaaatataaatagtaAGTAATAAATATCTTTCCGATAGCAGCCCAAAAGGGGGGATGGAACTTAATCATTGCACAGATGTCTTTGACATTAGATGTTTTCGAGAGTTTTTTTCTGGCTTCAGCAAGATTATGTAACATTTGGGAGCAAAAATACAGGCTAACAGGCCATAACTCGAAGCCAGGATGGCAAAGATTTCCACAGCCACAGCATACTTCCCTGGAGAGCTGATGTAGGCTGGGATGAAGGCCACCCAGACAGCACAGAAGATCAGCATGCTGAAGGTTATGTACTTGGCCTCATTGAAGTTGTCTGGTAGTTTCCTTGCTAGGAAGGCCAAGAAGAGGCAGAGGCAGGCCAGCAGGCCAATATAACCGAGGACCAGAGCAAATCCTAGAGCTGAACCCTCGTCACATAAGAGTATAACGATAGCACTCTCTCTAGGCATCAGTTTTTGTGGAGTAGGAGGAGCCACCGTCaaccaaattatacaaataaTAACCTGTATGGagataaatgtgttttataATACATTAATAATTATTTCCAATGCACATTACCAATGCATACATTTATTGGATATCAACAAAGAAAAGTACAATTCTCACCTGGACCAAGGTTGAAAGGGTAATGAAGGCTCTTTGCTGTACAGGTCCAAACCATTTCATAAGATTGCTGCCTGGAAGTGTTGCCCTAAAGGCCATCAATACCACTATTGTTTTACCcagaacacaagagatacagaGGACAAAGGTGATCCCGAAAGCTGTTTGGCGAAGCATACAGGACCAGTCTGAGGGACGGCCGATGAAGGTCAgagaacacaggaaacacagagtCAAGGAGAAGAGAAGCAGGAAGCTCAGCTCAGAGTTGTTGGCTCTAACTATTGGTGAAGATATGTGACAAGAGAATATAAAGATAACCCAACAAGTGCACAAGGAGCCAAGCAGGGCAATAGTTATGAGGGTTATGCCCATGGTGTCGCTGAAGGACAGGAAGTCCACTTCTTTGGGAAAGCAGGCTGTTCTCTCAACATTGGACCAAAACTGTGGCAAGCAGAGTACACACTCTATGGAATCTGAGGAAAGGAGAAGACAGCTTTAGTTTCCAGGGCCTATGCATTTCATGGTTCATGAATCTCACTGTTATAGTTTATGAATAGAGACTTACTGGTCTGATTGCTAATCTCCCCAGCTCTACAGACCACACAGTCATGGCAGCATATAGGAAAGTTTGGTCGGATGGCCTTTCTGGTGCCTTGTAGACAAGGACTGCTGCATACTGACTCAGGAACCTGGGATATAATGGACAGAAACTGTCCAGTCAATAAAATTCCCAGCAGCACAGCcaaacactggcacacacaggcGTCCCGTTGTGAGGCACAACCAACGCTAGGCTTGTGCAACGTGTGAGGAATATTATTCTTACTGTTGTCTTGTTGCCATTCCATATAATGTTCTCTTCTTGGAGCTTGAGTTTTTTCTGGTCAGCTGTTGCTGTCCCATCAAACATGCCAATGGTTACAATTTGCTCGCCATCAAATCCCAGTTGCCAATTGAGTAGATCATAAATAGCGACTGGGTCACCATTGTGATCAAACTTGGTCTCCTCACCAAACTGATTAATGTAATCCACCTCCTTAAGGTAATGAAGAAGCTAAAGAGAACCATCTGGTAACCATCAATTCATCAAAATGATAAACTAAAAGTATGCCGTGAGAATCTGTGCAGTAGCCTACCTGCCATGGCTGTATATTGGTTGCATCTGGACAAGCCTTCAGTGGAAATGGTCCAGCATCCTTCTTGCAGCTCATCATGGATTTAATCGCATGGGCAATAGCATAGACAGCTTTGTAGACATTGTAAGAAATCCTTAGTTTGGAAAAATCGGAGTAGATGTTTTTCATACTTCTCAGATCCTCTGATCCAGAACACAGAGGTTTATCATTTACAATTTGATTTCCAGAATTGGCACCTAAACGGCACCCAAAGACCTTTTCCCAGAAAGGAATCAGAAAGGGATTCTCAGAGGCATCAGGGTTTGAGGGGTGTAGACGCAGTAGAAAGTCTTGAAGGCCAGGAATGTATACTCCTCGGACGGCTAACCCTATAGTGCCTTGGAGGATTTGATGGTACTTGGGAGGGGTGGAGAGCACAGGGGCTGTGCTCCATGCCTCACTGGCCAGCCATTGTATCCCTGTTAGTCCCTGCCTGTAAACAGGGACAATAACAAATGTATTGTACCTTCAAACTGAATGCAATGGCTTACAAATTGCAGATCATGTTAGAAGATCTTATCAACCGGCATTTAATTGAAAGGGATATGTTTGCATGGTATTGTGGAGATATGCTTGTAGAAACGAGGCTTCATGCCTGAGTGCCTCATCAAACAGTGCCCCAGCATCTTGTTCCACCGCAAACACCAGGACCACCAAAGCCCCTGAGGATCGAATCCTGGAAACAATAGCGGCCAAGGCCTCTCTTGCATGGTTCTTGGGGATTATCTCTTGGAGGGCCACACAGGCACCAAACTTCTTAACCTTTTGAGAACAACCAAACATATCCGTCCAACATACCAACATTCATCACATTAAGTTGATACATTTCAGGAATGTTATAATAATATCAGCAAAATATAAAGGATATAGACAGTACTTACCTCATTAGCAAAGACAGCTGCACCACTACGACCATAAACGTCATCTCCTGCTATTACTCCTACCCACGTCCACTGGAAATGTTTGACGAGCTGAACTAGTGCATCAACCTTTTAAAGGAGAGGAAAGTATGAAACATTagtaaaataatgataataaagaCACATTTCAGGTTAGGCACAACATTATAAAGGGCAAATACTATATTCATGgaaaatagattaaataaagaaaatgtgtCACACATGAGACTCTAACCTGGAAGAGGTCACTGGGCATGGTTCTTAAGAAGGCAGGGTACTCCTTTTTGTTACTGAGACAAGCACAGCTGGAGAAATAGCTCACCTGAGAGGAGAAATGTGTAAAATAGACATCACAATCTCTCAGAATTTGTATACTAAAGTGGAGATGGGTTACATTCAAAGACAATGGTTCTGTCTGACCTGAGGCACATGGAAGGCTCCGAGGAAACGAGCTACGACTAGAGACTGGGTTGATCCGGCATCCCCTATCACCACAGGAACAGTCCCGGGACACATGTGATTATCCACCATCTCTACCTCTGAATCTTGCTCGGTTACCATCAGCTCCATGGCAGCCTTCAAGGCCTGGTAGGGTGTGCTGCATGAGTCATATATCTTATAGCCCAGAGTGACGTTTGGAAGGAGTTTTCCCTCCCTGTTGATCTCTTCAATTGCAAAGATCATACTTTGTGCCATGCGAAATATTCGCAAGCTAAAGCTaagggaaaaaaagagagaatatTCACTGAATGTAAAGGTTATATTACGTATACCATCCAAAAATATGTACGTACGTGGAATACTCCTGTCAGAAATATTTTACAGGGGAAATATAAATCCCATCTGTCTCATGAATCTTTAACTCCTTTGAAATCAATGTGTCGAAAGATTGTTGATCTTACCTGGTGCAGTGTAGGTTTGAAGGCAGGGTGGTGAAGGAGCGATGTGGCTCCACTACCGTTTCATGAAGAGGGAACAGACCCCCTAGTGTGACGTCCCCAATCCTTTGCAGAACAGGCAGGGATAGGGACCCCGGCGTTTGTTTGCATTGCTGTTCATCCTGGTCGCAAATTACTACAGACATTCCCGACCACAGCAAATGTAAAAGCAGAAAGTCTGACCAAAAAGCAGAAGCCTTTGTCACAGCACCTTGCGGCCAATTCATTTTCAACCCAATCCAAAGAAAGGTTCTATGAGGCAAAGAAACTGTTGAAACAGTGAGGCAGTAAATCAGATCTGAAGATGGAAGTCTGGACAATCCATCAATACCAATGTCGATTCATTTAAATCTCATACATGTACGTCTATGTAAACAAATGAACTAGTCAATAGCCCTCAATATAAGATCTGTGTATCAGAAACTTTGCAAAAACAACAGAATTCACAAATGGGGCAAATGTAGGGGGGATTGTAGAGGCTCATAAATTTCTTCTAGCATATCCCAGTGAAACACCATGGACATCATATAACAACCTATGGAGATGCACGTGGGTACACCACACCTCGCGGTCAGCTCAGAGAGGCTTTATATGTGCTATCTGCCTCATACGATTGCTGGCAACGAAGGATTCATCTCCCTTGCGGACAGATCAATGGAGAGATTTAAACAGATGATTTCAATAGCGGGgcaaggattaaaaaaaaagaatagagtAGAGTGAACGTCGGATCataacagagagggggggggggttgtttttaACTGTCAGCATGGATAGTTGTATGCTTGGTTGGGGCTCGCTTATGCCTGAGTGATGAAAAGAGGCACTAGCATGTTTTTCCAtaaacacatccagacacatgcacaaacacacacacgcacacacacacacacacacacacacacacacacacacacacacacacacacacacacacacacacacacacacacacacacacacacacacacacacacccacacacacacacaaacacagacagacacccacaaacTGAATGTTATAAAATTCATTAAATGTTCAGAATCAGACTTTTCTTTAGCCTTTGTCACATTAGTTGGGATTAGTTAATTTAAATGCAAATTAGGCTTTTAGGATTTGTTTTTAAGAGTGAattagaataatataatacCATATCATTATATTTTATCATCATATTGTtaaatatgaatatttgatttCTCTGCATATACGGTCCATCCGATTCTTTCAGGGGTAAACCAATAATTAGGGATTAAGGAACAATATAATGGATTATGTGGTGAAGCTGGGGGGTTGAAGGGTTGCAAGTGTGTTGTATCAGCTCATCAAATCTTCAAGGTCATAGGTATAAATGTACTGGATTCGCCTTGCCTCATAAATAGGACTGAATTAGTGTCTGAGTGAATTAGTGGCTCATTTAGAGCAAAACCCCTGCAGGCTAGACAACAAAAAACGAACTACAGAGACTCTGGTGAAAATGAGCTTTGACATGTGTACATGTTTTGCTGCCTGAGGCCAGATTTTCCCatgctctcttaatgtgttccCACTGGGGAGGATTGCAACCTTGTTTAGGTACAAAAAGCGCTTTCCTTTCTCTCTGAGCCCTGAGGGAGCTTAGATTCTGCATTGGCTCTGTATAGGACTGATAACAGGAGAACAATAATGCAGGTGATCACGTGGGCAATATACAATTACACATGTATATACCACataaaaacaagacaaagtATTTGTTTCGAAAGCCTGAGACTCCCAAGTTCAAGTTTCTTATCACACACTTTttattctaataataataataataataataaatgcattttgtatagcgcttttcaatgacccaaagacgcttacagTGTCAGAGacgtaaaaaaaataacacgaAAAGGGTGATGACAATCAGGGGGACAAGCGGAAGACAGCACAAAAGAGAACAGAAGCAAGGTGGAGTGTGAAATAGATTGCAGTGgtacagacaaaaaaaagacaaaacaggTATACAGCAACAGACAAATGGTGGCAAGGATGGATTGAAGTGTGGAAGGGGGGCAGATCAGGTCAAGGGGAGAGGGCAGGGATGAAGGGGGTTATAGCTAGGGGCGGTGATAGACTTGGGAAAATAGAGGTATgtaaacatatgcacacatacatatatcaaTGGTAGGAGAAGTGATATTATAGCAataaagcaataaaaaaaagttagatCTTGCCTTGTCTCACCAACTTACCACTTAATCATCCATGAGACTTATAGGCCTACAATCTTCGCCTACTTTCTTATCTCCACACTGCAAGTTAATGAAGAATTTTTCCCGGGAAATATCTCAAACGTTCCTCTATTTACAATAACTAACTAAGCTTTTAACATAACGATAAGCATGCTAATGGATTTCTGTATTTACTACAGGACACTGCCAAATCCAAATAATCAAAACGGTCACAACACCCTGCAGGTACCTCAGCATGCATCAGCCTGCTCACTGATGCAGGGCTGCAGGAGAGTAACACGCTTCTGTAGCTGTTCAACTGCCTCAATTCAtcaaatgcaataaaaaatatacacaTTTCACGGTTTGACAACGGTTTAAAATGTAATGGAACGACCCACAATGACCAATGAACCTATTCGATTTCTCAGAAATAGTATGATTTATGCCAGTATAGGGGACTTAATGAACACAAATCCTATGctaaattaaaatgtaattctGAAGCGGTAGAGAATAAGAGTTAGGGTAGAATGCCTTGCAACAGATTCGATAGAAGTTGGATCTGCTTCTCAGTGCTGTGCATTTGACATTCATTGATGGAAAGTTGTtcaattcaatttcaatttcatattattgtattttgtgattctgttttgtttcttctttatttgttattttcatttctAAACACAGTCCAGTCATGCCCGTAGCCAGCTATGACCTATATCTTTTTTGAGCTAAGAGAAAATCAGAAACAAAATTGTATAAAACTTCAAAAGTGCTTGCTTGATTCAGTTTAAACTCGTAACTCTTTGTGCACCGTGTGTAACAAACGGTGGTACGTGTGCgagcattccccccccccaaccaaaccAAACTGAATCCCTGCAACTGAAGCCCCTCAGCCCCTTTTTTCAGACCTTTTTTCCAACCCTGGCTACGGCCCGGAGTCCAACTGGGTTGTGAAATtgttgtttgctttagctttctgctaaatcttgaATACATTGCGTTTTCTACAATGCATTGTTTAACTtggcctttgttttcttttacgtgTCTATTTTATTTGAACTCTATTTTATAcaacattttattgtatgtttgctCAAGATTTCTGCTAGAACTTAAATAAATTGCCCTTTCTACAATGCATGTTTTTACTTTGCCTCGTCTTCTTTGaccttattttattatttcaattCATTGTAAGACAATGTTTCTTTAAGAGGCACtatgagtctgcctcgtgtaggaaaagtgctatataaataaatttgCCTTGCCTTGCTTTGAATAACCTTGGTTATTCAAGGCACGTTACCATATTTTTTGCCTTACTTCTGAATCACTGTGT harbors:
- the LOC115561125 gene encoding extracellular calcium-sensing receptor-like; the encoded protein is MSVVICDQDEQQCKQTPGSLSLPVLQRIGDVTLGGLFPLHETVVEPHRSFTTLPSNLHCTSFSLRIFRMAQSMIFAIEEINREGKLLPNVTLGYKIYDSCSTPYQALKAAMELMVTEQDSEVEMVDNHMCPGTVPVVIGDAGSTQSLVVARFLGAFHVPQVSYFSSCACLSNKKEYPAFLRTMPSDLFQVDALVQLVKHFQWTWVGVIAGDDVYGRSGAAVFANEVKKFGACVALQEIIPKNHAREALAAIVSRIRSSGALVVLVFAVEQDAGALFDEALRQGLTGIQWLASEAWSTAPVLSTPPKYHQILQGTIGLAVRGVYIPGLQDFLLRLHPSNPDASENPFLIPFWEKVFGCRLGANSGNQIVNDKPLCSGSEDLRSMKNIYSDFSKLRISYNVYKAVYAIAHAIKSMMSCKKDAGPFPLKACPDATNIQPWQLLHYLKEVDYINQFGEETKFDHNGDPVAIYDLLNWQLGFDGEQIVTIGMFDGTATADQKKLKLQEENIIWNGNKTTVPESVCSSPCLQGTRKAIRPNFPICCHDCVVCRAGEISNQTNSIECVLCLPQFWSNVERTACFPKEVDFLSFSDTMGITLITIALLGSLCTCWVIFIFSCHISSPIVRANNSELSFLLLFSLTLCFLCSLTFIGRPSDWSCMLRQTAFGITFVLCISCVLGKTIVVLMAFRATLPGSNLMKWFGPVQQRAFITLSTLVQVIICIIWLTVAPPTPQKLMPRESAIVILLCDEGSALGFALVLGYIGLLACLCLFLAFLARKLPDNFNEAKYITFSMLIFCAVWVAFIPAYISSPGKYAVAVEIFAILASSYGLLACIFAPKCYIILLKPEKNSRKHLMSKTSVQ